In bacterium, a single window of DNA contains:
- a CDS encoding class I SAM-dependent DNA methyltransferase, which yields MARTKNIQQKNGNGANVGFEAQLWQAADKLRGVMDAAEYKHVALGLIFLKYISDVFVERHSELERETANPKSEWYAKDAAQRKEALEDRDSYTMAQIYFVPPEARWSYLQSRAKDPKIGLLIDNAMTALERDNPKLKGVLPKNYAREQIDKTTLGGLIDLFAGVALGDKESRSKDLLGRAYEYFLREFALAEGRKGGQFWTPRCVVRLLVAMLEPFKGRVFDPCNGTGGMFVQSEEFVQEHGGKVGDVSIFGQERNQTTYRLCVMNLAIRGIEGNIAWNNEGSFHNDAHKDLRADFVMANPPFNDSDWGGDRLKDDKRWKYGVPPEGNANFAWVQHFIHHLAPTGSAGFVLANGSMSSNQSGEGEIRKNIIEADLVDCMVALPGQLFYSTQIPVCLWFVTRAKQGLYQAKRGTSGDGTVPALRDRKGETLFIDARKLGTMVDRTHLELMPEDIRRIADTYHAWRCNPAHPHPNPLPLGEGDRRSGEGNPASTAYVDIPGFCRSATLDEIRSHGWILTPGRYVGAEPQPEDAEPFAAKMKRLTTELESQFAESAKLEKEIRTNLKGLGHGL from the coding sequence ATGGCTAGAACAAAGAACATTCAGCAGAAGAACGGCAACGGCGCGAACGTGGGCTTTGAAGCCCAACTGTGGCAGGCTGCGGACAAGCTCCGCGGCGTGATGGACGCGGCCGAGTACAAGCACGTCGCGCTTGGCCTGATATTCCTCAAGTACATTTCCGACGTGTTCGTCGAGCGCCACTCCGAACTGGAACGCGAGACCGCCAACCCCAAGAGCGAATGGTATGCCAAGGACGCGGCCCAGCGCAAGGAAGCGCTGGAGGACCGCGACTCCTACACCATGGCGCAGATTTACTTCGTGCCGCCCGAGGCCCGCTGGTCCTACCTTCAGAGCCGCGCCAAAGACCCGAAGATCGGCCTGCTCATCGACAACGCGATGACCGCGCTGGAGCGCGACAACCCCAAGCTCAAAGGCGTGCTGCCCAAGAACTACGCCCGTGAGCAGATAGACAAGACCACGCTTGGCGGGTTGATTGACCTGTTCGCCGGGGTCGCCTTGGGCGACAAGGAGAGCCGGTCCAAGGACCTGCTCGGCCGGGCCTATGAGTACTTCCTGAGGGAATTTGCCCTCGCCGAAGGCAGGAAAGGCGGCCAGTTTTGGACTCCTCGCTGCGTGGTACGCCTGCTGGTTGCGATGCTCGAACCGTTCAAGGGCCGCGTCTTCGACCCGTGCAACGGCACCGGCGGGATGTTCGTGCAGAGCGAAGAGTTCGTGCAGGAGCACGGCGGCAAGGTCGGCGACGTATCCATCTTCGGCCAGGAGCGGAACCAGACCACCTACCGGCTCTGCGTGATGAACCTCGCCATCCGCGGCATCGAGGGCAACATCGCCTGGAACAACGAGGGCTCGTTCCACAACGACGCACACAAGGACCTGCGAGCCGACTTCGTGATGGCCAACCCACCGTTCAACGACTCGGACTGGGGCGGGGATAGGCTCAAGGACGACAAGCGCTGGAAATACGGCGTGCCACCCGAAGGCAATGCCAACTTTGCCTGGGTCCAGCACTTCATCCACCACCTCGCGCCGACCGGCTCGGCCGGATTCGTGCTCGCCAACGGATCGATGTCCTCCAACCAGTCCGGGGAAGGCGAAATCCGCAAGAACATCATCGAGGCAGACCTCGTTGACTGCATGGTTGCCCTGCCCGGCCAGCTCTTCTACTCCACGCAGATACCCGTTTGTCTCTGGTTCGTCACCCGCGCAAAACAGGGACTGTACCAAGCGAAGCGAGGAACGAGCGGAGACGGGACTGTCCCTGCTTTGCGCGACCGCAAGGGCGAGACCCTGTTCATTGATGCCAGAAAGCTCGGCACGATGGTGGACCGCACGCATCTTGAACTGATGCCAGAAGACATACGCAGGATTGCTGACACGTACCACGCATGGAGGTGCAATCCTGCTCACCCTCACCCCAACCCTCTCCCATTGGGAGAGGGTGACCGAAGGTCGGGTGAGGGCAATCCAGCCAGCACCGCATACGTAGACATACCAGGGTTCTGTCGGTCTGCCACACTGGATGAGATACGCTCGCACGGCTGGATTCTGACGCCCGGCCGCTACGTTGGCGCTGAACCGCAGCCCGAGGACGCCGAGCCCTTTGCGGCCAAGATGAAGCGCTTGACCACCGAGCTTGAGTCGCAGTTCGCCGAATCGGCGAAGCTGGAGAAAGAGATTCGGACGAACCTGAAAGGACTGGGGCATGGCCTCTAA
- a CDS encoding aldehyde dehydrogenase family protein: MAEYKNFINGKFVPAKSGKTYENRNPADRDDLIGNFPLSDAADVAEAVAAARAAYPKWKATPAPARGEIMRRATEKLIARKEECAKIMTREMGKVLKETRGDVQEAIDTGLYAAGESRRLWGKVVPSELANKMGYVTRQPMGVWGMICPWNFPMAIPSWKLFPALTCGNTAVIKPATYTPASVHEFVSALAEAGVPAGVVNIVYGGGSAVGEALLQHPDICGVSFTGSSEVGRRIAEVCGRSLKRCSLELGGKNAEIVLDDADLDLALEGVLWGAFGTTGQRCTATSRLIVQAGVYDKLVQMVVDRATKLKVGNGLDEKNEVGPCVSEGQRETVHGYVEIGKKEGAKLFCGGEPFKGGAYDKGFFYQPTVFADVTPDMRIAREEIFGPVLSCIKVRDFDEAVEVLNDTPYGLSSSIYTRNVNLAMKAVEIIEAGITYVNAPTIGAECHFPFGGVKDTGNGHREGGWTAYDIFSEPKTVYFDYSGALQKAQIDNAEY; encoded by the coding sequence ATGGCTGAGTACAAGAATTTCATCAACGGCAAGTTCGTGCCTGCGAAGTCAGGCAAGACGTACGAGAATCGCAATCCGGCGGATCGCGACGACCTGATTGGCAACTTCCCGCTGTCGGATGCCGCGGACGTGGCTGAGGCAGTGGCCGCGGCCAGGGCTGCGTACCCGAAGTGGAAGGCGACGCCCGCACCGGCGCGCGGCGAGATCATGCGCCGGGCGACCGAGAAGCTGATTGCCCGCAAGGAAGAGTGCGCGAAAATCATGACCCGCGAGATGGGCAAGGTGCTCAAAGAGACGCGCGGGGACGTGCAGGAGGCCATCGACACCGGCCTCTACGCCGCAGGTGAGAGCCGCAGGCTCTGGGGCAAGGTCGTGCCGAGCGAACTGGCGAACAAGATGGGCTATGTCACCCGGCAGCCGATGGGCGTCTGGGGCATGATCTGCCCGTGGAACTTCCCGATGGCGATTCCCTCGTGGAAGCTCTTCCCGGCGCTGACCTGCGGCAACACCGCGGTCATCAAGCCCGCTACCTACACGCCGGCATCGGTGCACGAGTTCGTGTCGGCGCTCGCCGAGGCCGGAGTGCCGGCGGGCGTTGTGAACATCGTCTACGGCGGCGGTTCGGCCGTGGGCGAGGCGCTGCTCCAGCACCCGGACATTTGCGGCGTGTCGTTCACCGGTTCGTCCGAGGTCGGGCGGAGAATTGCCGAAGTCTGCGGCAGGAGCCTGAAGCGCTGCTCGCTCGAACTGGGCGGCAAGAACGCGGAGATAGTGCTCGACGACGCGGACCTCGACCTCGCCCTTGAAGGCGTGCTCTGGGGCGCCTTCGGTACGACGGGACAACGCTGCACCGCGACCTCGCGGCTCATCGTCCAGGCCGGGGTCTACGACAAGCTGGTCCAGATGGTCGTGGACCGCGCCACCAAACTGAAGGTCGGGAACGGGCTTGACGAGAAGAACGAGGTCGGGCCGTGCGTGAGCGAGGGCCAGCGTGAGACCGTCCATGGCTACGTCGAAATCGGTAAGAAGGAAGGCGCGAAGCTGTTCTGCGGCGGCGAACCGTTCAAGGGCGGGGCCTATGACAAGGGCTTCTTCTACCAGCCGACCGTGTTCGCCGACGTGACTCCGGACATGCGCATCGCCCGCGAAGAGATCTTCGGGCCCGTGCTCTCCTGCATCAAGGTCAGGGACTTCGACGAGGCGGTGGAGGTCCTGAACGATACGCCTTACGGCCTGTCGTCCTCAATCTACACCCGGAACGTCAACCTGGCGATGAAGGCCGTAGAAATCATCGAGGCGGGCATCACCTACGTGAATGCTCCGACCATCGGGGCCGAGTGCCACTTCCCGTTCGGCGGAGTGAAGGACACGGGCAACGGCCACCGCGAAGGCGGCTGGACCGCGTACGACATCTTCTCCGAACCGAAGACGGTGTACTTCGACTACTCCGGCGCGCTCCAGAAGGCGCAGATCGACAACGCGGAGTACTAG
- a CDS encoding helix-turn-helix transcriptional regulator yields the protein MSTSLERYREWSRQAEDDPRLLAEEMKLAFADGLVRLLEARGVKRTELAEKLGTNRGYVTRILNTEYNLSIETMAKIALALDARVTLNLQPRRRARTSPADAYLSTAGRHTRRVVPVASDFMVRDRQPRGQSRTRQAQGRRRSDRPR from the coding sequence ATGAGCACGAGCCTTGAGCGATACCGCGAATGGTCGCGGCAGGCGGAAGACGACCCGCGTCTCCTTGCAGAAGAGATGAAGTTGGCCTTTGCCGATGGCCTTGTGAGACTGCTCGAAGCGCGGGGAGTCAAGCGGACAGAGCTGGCGGAGAAGCTGGGTACGAACCGCGGCTACGTTACCCGCATACTCAACACCGAGTACAACCTCTCCATCGAGACCATGGCCAAGATAGCGCTTGCACTCGATGCGCGGGTCACCCTGAATCTGCAACCGCGCCGGCGAGCCCGAACTTCGCCCGCCGATGCCTATTTGAGTACTGCGGGGCGTCACACCCGGCGCGTCGTGCCCGTGGCTTCAGACTTCATGGTCCGTGATCGGCAACCAAGGGGCCAGTCTCGTACGCGGCAGGCCCAGGGCCGTCGCCGGTCTGACCGGCCACGTTGA
- a CDS encoding type II toxin-antitoxin system RelE/ParE family toxin has protein sequence MLSRAVLRSGQRSTVFAITVDDECEISDFLMDLPEDVRLKLEALIRALADNGFVPNQQKLMRLDAGVYELKLRNPPVRLFCFQDGRNWVCTHGHVKPGSRELLTHVAKVKTLRRRLLEEY, from the coding sequence GTGCTGAGTCGTGCCGTGCTGCGCTCCGGTCAGCGGAGCACGGTCTTTGCCATCACCGTGGATGACGAGTGTGAGATTTCGGACTTTCTGATGGATCTGCCGGAGGATGTACGCCTGAAGCTGGAGGCGCTCATCCGTGCGCTGGCCGACAACGGGTTCGTGCCGAACCAGCAGAAGTTAATGCGGCTGGACGCGGGTGTGTACGAGCTTAAGCTGCGAAACCCTCCGGTCAGGCTGTTCTGCTTCCAGGATGGCAGGAACTGGGTATGCACGCACGGACACGTGAAACCAGGTTCGCGTGAACTACTGACGCACGTTGCCAAGGTCAAGACACTGAGGCGGCGGCTACTTGAGGAGTACTGA
- the ade gene encoding adenine deaminase, with protein MKAEHRKPKIEALLAVARGDEPADLVLANAQVVNVFTGHIAHANVAVKDGRIAGVGPEYTKALECYDLAGQYVLPGFIDGHIHIESSLLSMREFARLALIHGTTTVVADPHEIANVLGVPGVKYMLQASEGMPLEVLLMAPSCVPSTSMETSGATVSARDTADLLKLPRVIGLAEMMNYPGVAFGDKEVLAKLAAAKDAGKPIDGHAPGVVGQLLQAYIAAGVGSDHECIGPHEAMEKLDAGMRVMVREGSAAKNMTGLLPVINDFCLRRCCLVTDDKHPEELLHHGYLDDTLRKAVSQGMSPAAAVQMVTLNPAEYFGLKDKGAVAPGYVADLVVVGELPRFNVRMVLKNGKPVVQDRKLLVKLPEFKDRNVTGTVNIGNLTAKSFAIAVQGELARIIRLVPDQIITEKHILAPTVEKGLVVADTERDILKLAVVERHRASGRIGLGLVTGFGLKKGALGTTVAHDSHNIIIVGTNDNDMLKAAKELKRLGGGMVAVAGGKVAASLPLPIAGLMSDRPAEEVAESLSKLLAKAQVWGSRLANPFMALSFLALPVIPELKLTDRGLVDVSQFKTVSLFED; from the coding sequence ATGAAGGCTGAACATAGAAAGCCCAAGATCGAGGCGCTGCTGGCCGTGGCGCGGGGCGACGAACCGGCTGACCTTGTCCTTGCCAACGCGCAGGTCGTGAACGTCTTCACCGGTCATATCGCGCACGCCAATGTCGCCGTGAAGGACGGCAGAATCGCCGGCGTCGGACCGGAATACACCAAGGCGCTTGAATGCTACGACCTCGCCGGCCAGTACGTGCTCCCCGGTTTCATCGACGGCCACATCCATATCGAGAGCTCGCTGCTGTCGATGCGTGAATTCGCCCGGCTCGCCCTGATTCACGGGACCACAACGGTAGTTGCCGACCCGCATGAGATTGCCAACGTGCTGGGCGTCCCCGGCGTGAAGTACATGTTGCAGGCGAGCGAAGGCATGCCGCTGGAGGTGCTGCTGATGGCCCCTTCCTGCGTACCGTCAACAAGCATGGAGACCTCCGGCGCGACCGTTTCGGCCAGGGATACGGCCGACCTGCTCAAACTGCCGCGCGTCATCGGTCTTGCCGAGATGATGAACTACCCGGGCGTGGCGTTTGGCGACAAGGAAGTGCTGGCAAAGCTGGCGGCGGCAAAGGACGCCGGCAAGCCGATCGACGGCCATGCCCCGGGCGTGGTCGGTCAGCTCCTGCAGGCATACATTGCGGCCGGGGTCGGCAGCGACCACGAGTGCATCGGGCCGCACGAGGCAATGGAGAAGCTTGACGCGGGCATGAGGGTGATGGTGCGGGAGGGCTCGGCCGCAAAGAACATGACCGGGCTCCTGCCGGTCATCAACGACTTCTGCCTGCGCCGGTGCTGCCTGGTCACCGATGACAAGCATCCGGAGGAACTGCTGCACCATGGATACCTTGACGACACGTTGCGCAAGGCCGTGTCCCAGGGCATGAGTCCGGCGGCTGCGGTTCAGATGGTCACCTTGAACCCGGCGGAGTACTTCGGGCTCAAAGACAAAGGAGCGGTTGCGCCCGGCTATGTCGCCGACCTCGTGGTCGTCGGAGAATTGCCTCGCTTCAACGTGAGGATGGTGCTTAAGAACGGCAAGCCGGTCGTTCAGGACCGGAAGCTGCTGGTCAAACTGCCCGAGTTCAAGGACAGGAACGTGACCGGCACCGTCAACATCGGCAACCTGACCGCGAAGAGCTTCGCCATCGCGGTGCAAGGCGAGCTTGCCCGTATCATCCGACTTGTGCCCGACCAGATAATAACGGAGAAGCACATCCTTGCGCCGACCGTGGAGAAGGGGTTGGTCGTGGCCGACACGGAGCGGGATATCCTGAAGCTGGCGGTGGTCGAGCGGCACAGGGCGAGCGGCCGCATCGGCCTCGGCCTCGTGACCGGCTTCGGACTGAAGAAGGGCGCTCTCGGCACAACCGTCGCGCACGACTCGCACAACATCATCATCGTCGGCACGAACGACAATGACATGCTCAAGGCGGCAAAGGAGCTGAAACGACTGGGTGGCGGGATGGTTGCCGTTGCCGGCGGCAAGGTCGCTGCCAGCCTGCCGTTGCCGATTGCCGGCCTGATGTCGGATCGGCCCGCCGAAGAGGTGGCGGAGAGTCTCTCGAAGCTGCTGGCCAAGGCGCAAGTGTGGGGTTCGCGCCTGGCCAATCCGTTCATGGCGCTTTCGTTCCTTGCCCTGCCGGTGATTCCCGAGCTGAAGCTCACCGACCGCGGCCTGGTAGACGTGAGCCAGTTCAAGACGGTATCTCTCTTTGAGGACTAG
- the hpt gene encoding hypoxanthine phosphoribosyltransferase — protein sequence MVNPGSGRTEPIASGPAVLFTQEQIADRVRELAGQISADYAGRELLVVGVLKGSWIFMADLVRLMTIPVTVDFMMASSYGSGSDSSGVVRVVLDLKAPVEGRDLLVVDDILDSGLTLGHIIDTLKIRKPHSLRIAALLDKPDRRRADIKVDYVGFQVPDKFVVGYGLDFAERFRNLPYVGYVET from the coding sequence ATGGTGAACCCAGGCTCCGGCCGCACGGAACCAATCGCCTCCGGCCCGGCAGTCCTTTTTACCCAGGAACAAATAGCGGACCGCGTGCGCGAGCTGGCCGGCCAGATTTCGGCCGACTATGCCGGCCGCGAGCTGCTGGTCGTTGGTGTGCTCAAGGGGTCCTGGATATTCATGGCCGACCTCGTCCGACTCATGACCATTCCCGTCACCGTGGATTTCATGATGGCGTCAAGCTACGGGTCGGGAAGCGACAGCTCGGGCGTGGTCAGGGTCGTTCTCGACCTGAAGGCTCCGGTGGAGGGCCGCGACCTCCTGGTCGTGGACGACATACTGGATTCAGGCCTGACTCTCGGGCACATCATCGATACGCTGAAGATTCGGAAGCCGCACAGCCTCAGGATCGCCGCCCTGCTGGACAAGCCTGACCGGCGCCGCGCGGACATCAAGGTCGATTACGTAGGTTTCCAAGTACCGGACAAGTTCGTGGTCGGCTACGGGCTGGATTTTGCCGAACGGTTCCGCAACCTGCCGTATGTCGGCTATGTCGAGACCTAA
- a CDS encoding protein-L-isoaspartate(D-aspartate) O-methyltransferase, with protein sequence MDNYVQARRRMVEDQIAARGIRDPRVLSAMAAVPRHLFVPEGQWHNAYEDHPLPIGDGQTISQPYIVAAMTEALEVGPENRVLEIGTGSGYQTAILASLAKMVYTVEVIESLSVRARLALLRLGIRNVRFRIGDGHLGWPEFAPYDRVIVTAAADTLPYELAEQLGNGGKMVVPVGPTGTQSLTLVVKHGKKLVQRHLMGVTFVPFVHDSERRGTRG encoded by the coding sequence ATGGATAATTACGTGCAGGCGCGGAGGCGCATGGTCGAGGATCAGATTGCCGCTCGTGGTATCCGAGACCCGCGGGTGCTGTCAGCGATGGCCGCGGTACCGCGGCATCTCTTTGTGCCGGAAGGGCAGTGGCACAACGCGTACGAAGACCATCCGCTTCCCATCGGCGACGGGCAAACGATATCCCAGCCCTACATCGTCGCGGCGATGACCGAGGCGCTCGAGGTGGGGCCGGAGAACAGGGTGCTTGAGATCGGGACCGGCTCCGGGTACCAGACCGCGATCCTCGCGAGCCTCGCCAAGATGGTCTATACCGTGGAGGTCATCGAGAGTCTCTCGGTTCGAGCCAGGCTCGCGCTGCTCCGCTTGGGCATACGCAACGTCCGGTTTCGCATCGGCGACGGACACCTCGGTTGGCCCGAATTCGCCCCGTATGACCGGGTAATTGTGACCGCCGCGGCCGATACTCTGCCCTACGAGCTGGCCGAGCAGTTGGGAAACGGCGGTAAGATGGTTGTGCCGGTCGGACCGACGGGAACACAGTCGCTTACGCTGGTGGTGAAGCACGGCAAGAAGCTTGTCCAGCGGCACCTGATGGGCGTTACGTTCGTACCCTTTGTCCACGATAGCGAGAGACGAGGGACCAGGGGCTAG
- a CDS encoding diguanylate cyclase — protein MNDSINWAREFPAAITICDRDGVIVEMNDKAKNTFSGDHVGKNVLDCHPEPARTKLAELLATGRNNVYTIEKNGKKKLIFQSPWYKDGRFAGLAEISLELPATIPHFVRG, from the coding sequence ATGAACGACAGCATCAACTGGGCGCGTGAATTCCCCGCCGCGATAACTATCTGTGACCGCGACGGGGTCATCGTCGAGATGAATGACAAGGCGAAGAACACCTTTTCCGGCGACCACGTCGGCAAGAACGTGCTCGACTGTCACCCGGAGCCCGCCCGCACCAAACTGGCTGAGCTTCTTGCCACAGGCAGGAACAACGTCTACACGATTGAGAAAAACGGGAAGAAGAAACTCATCTTTCAGTCACCCTGGTACAAGGACGGCCGGTTCGCCGGGCTCGCAGAAATCTCACTCGAACTTCCCGCGACCATCCCCCATTTCGTTCGCGGCTAG
- a CDS encoding DMT family transporter — translation MPSSPSAEARASKSDVRSSGASRPRVIAGLGAGVVVLSFASILIRVAPAPSIVIAAGRMAVATVVLTPFFWARFAERRAELRAVSIWPMLVSAALLAAHFALWVESLNRTSVASSVVLVAMNPIFAAALSPLVLREKVSWRIALAVVLGIIGAVVIAGPQLKSGGATSGNLLALGGAACAAGYLMAGRRVRPRLSLLSYIYVVYGAAAVLLLAAMLLSRHSFTGYRWQAYMFIGLLGLGPQLLGHTSFNWALRYVPAPTVAMAVLGEPVGTTFLAWLILRQAPTWYEVLGGAVICAGIYLAASDMAAGPDAMLDGAT, via the coding sequence ATGCCGTCAAGTCCAAGCGCCGAAGCCCGAGCGTCGAAGTCGGACGTGCGGAGTTCAGGTGCGTCGCGGCCGCGGGTGATTGCCGGTCTTGGCGCCGGCGTCGTGGTGCTGTCGTTCGCTTCGATACTCATCAGGGTTGCGCCCGCGCCGAGTATCGTCATCGCTGCCGGACGCATGGCCGTAGCGACGGTCGTCCTCACTCCGTTTTTCTGGGCAAGGTTCGCGGAGCGCCGGGCCGAGCTGAGGGCGGTGTCGATATGGCCGATGCTGGTCTCCGCCGCGCTGCTCGCCGCTCATTTTGCGCTCTGGGTTGAGTCGCTCAATCGCACCTCGGTAGCAAGCTCGGTAGTGCTGGTTGCCATGAACCCGATATTCGCGGCCGCGCTCTCTCCGCTCGTCCTGCGCGAGAAGGTGTCGTGGCGCATCGCTCTGGCCGTCGTGCTCGGGATAATCGGCGCGGTGGTCATAGCCGGACCGCAGCTCAAGTCGGGCGGCGCAACCAGCGGGAACCTGCTTGCTCTGGGTGGCGCCGCCTGTGCGGCAGGCTACTTGATGGCCGGGCGGCGGGTACGCCCGCGGCTTTCTCTCCTGTCCTACATATACGTGGTCTATGGCGCTGCGGCCGTGCTGCTCCTGGCGGCGATGCTCTTGAGCCGCCATTCGTTCACCGGCTACCGCTGGCAGGCCTACATGTTCATCGGGCTGCTCGGACTTGGCCCCCAACTACTCGGTCACACGAGCTTCAATTGGGCGCTCCGATACGTGCCCGCTCCGACCGTGGCGATGGCGGTGCTCGGAGAACCGGTCGGCACGACGTTCCTCGCCTGGCTGATTCTGCGGCAGGCACCGACCTGGTACGAGGTTCTGGGCGGTGCCGTCATCTGCGCCGGCATCTATCTGGCCGCGAGCGACATGGCGGCGGGGCCGGATGCAATGCTGGACGGCGCTACCTAG
- a CDS encoding DUF6375 family protein codes for MQVWRSYGSAHSADINIVGSFATVADAERAHELLADFLRTAFAATNGKSPDDTDLQPVLSNFYERWKEKDPFIVYHGPSLEEFEGIGWGDDGAAMPEKEGTQVSLRHIRTMDIGGIVKLMLVREAKDVAITGRRGP; via the coding sequence ATGCAAGTGTGGAGAAGCTACGGATCTGCCCACTCGGCAGACATCAACATCGTGGGCAGTTTCGCCACTGTCGCAGACGCCGAACGTGCACACGAACTGCTGGCTGATTTCCTGCGAACAGCATTCGCGGCGACGAACGGAAAGTCCCCGGATGACACGGATCTTCAACCTGTCCTGTCCAACTTCTACGAGAGATGGAAAGAGAAAGACCCGTTCATCGTATACCACGGCCCGTCCCTTGAGGAATTCGAGGGCATCGGATGGGGTGACGACGGCGCGGCCATGCCGGAGAAGGAGGGCACGCAGGTGTCCTTGCGGCACATCCGGACAATGGACATTGGTGGTATAGTCAAGTTGATGCTAGTTCGGGAGGCAAAGGACGTAGCCATCACTGGTCGACGCGGTCCGTGA
- a CDS encoding radical SAM protein, with amino-acid sequence MKLREESGWLHAYDRVSGLHVRTPTAEQSTPRSALGPAVLSLAVTYACDLACPFCYAPKDSHEVDVEDAVGWCRDLDALGTLEVALGGGEPFLYQGLHELCARIWNETAMGVSITTNGQHIDLASVDSLRNVLSILRVSIDAPEPVYSTIRQRSLEPLLRKLRQLSGLPIGINTVVNSLTLPHLDETFALVRSLGAVSWLLLPEVRAGKYALSRAEWKQMDLWLLAHWQAYPMEIPAAAAEHLTCPVLLLDKNPRDYAHIGADAVLRRNSHSGLGVELSNRTLKEALGLLWERQSP; translated from the coding sequence GTGAAACTGAGAGAGGAATCAGGTTGGCTTCACGCATACGACCGGGTTTCTGGCCTACACGTCCGCACCCCGACTGCAGAGCAGTCGACTCCTAGGTCTGCCCTCGGCCCAGCCGTACTCAGTCTGGCTGTAACATATGCATGCGATCTCGCGTGCCCGTTTTGCTACGCCCCCAAGGACTCGCATGAGGTAGACGTCGAGGACGCCGTCGGGTGGTGTCGAGATCTCGATGCCCTTGGCACGCTGGAAGTCGCGCTCGGTGGAGGGGAACCTTTTCTCTACCAGGGGCTTCACGAGCTGTGCGCAAGGATTTGGAACGAGACAGCGATGGGTGTGTCTATCACTACAAATGGCCAGCACATCGACCTGGCGTCGGTTGATTCACTTCGCAACGTGCTATCGATCTTGCGTGTGTCCATCGACGCGCCGGAGCCTGTCTACTCGACAATCAGACAGCGATCTTTGGAGCCGTTGCTTCGGAAGCTGCGGCAGCTATCAGGACTGCCCATTGGCATAAACACTGTTGTGAACTCCCTCACACTACCACATCTGGACGAGACGTTTGCACTCGTCAGGTCGCTTGGCGCGGTCAGTTGGCTTCTTCTACCGGAAGTACGCGCCGGGAAGTACGCATTGAGCCGCGCCGAATGGAAGCAGATGGACCTGTGGCTCCTTGCCCACTGGCAGGCCTATCCCATGGAGATCCCCGCCGCTGCGGCGGAGCATCTCACCTGCCCAGTGCTGCTGCTAGACAAGAATCCCAGAGACTACGCCCATATAGGTGCGGACGCCGTCCTACGTAGAAACTCCCATTCGGGTTTGGGCGTGGAACTGTCTAACCGGACCCTCAAAGAAGCCCTCGGCCTTCTCTGGGAGCGGCAGTCTCCGTAG